CACCGCGTCAATGGCGTCCTTCCAGACCCACGGCCTGACGAAGCTTGCGCACCGACTCCTCCAGGTCCTCGTCGTCCCGGGCGCGGGAGGCCATCAGGTCAGAGAGCGCCTCGGCGATCACGTTCAGCTTCTCGTGCGAGGCCTCCTCCGAGCGCCGGCCGGCGTTCTGGAGCAGCACCAACAGGAGCAGCGACAGCACCGACGAGCCCGTGTGCAGGGCGAGCTCCCACTTCGTCGCGCTCGACCACAACGGCAGGCTCGCCACCCAGACGACGAGCACCCCGACGATCACGTAGAAGAACGGAGCCGCGCTCACCAGCCGATGGACGACCTCGACGAACCGCTCGAAACGCCCCCGGCCATCGCCCTCGCGGCGGGACTGCGCCGCCTCGCTCCGCCCGCTCATGGACTCAACCTACGTGCCCGGCGCCGATCTGCCTCGGGTCAGGCAGCGTCGTGCGCCCGCAGGTACGCCGCCAGCGGGCCCGGCAGCTGTGCCGGGCGGTCGCCCCAGTCGTAGACCACGGCGGTCCGGGCGAGCAGATCGTGCAGTGCGCGGTGGTCGCGGCGCAGCACGATCAGCAGGGCGCCGATGCCGAAGAAGGACGTGCTCAGCGGGAAGAGCAGGGTCCGCACCAGGCAGGCGACCGGACCCACCGGCCGCCCCGCGCGGGACACGATCTTGAGACCGACGATCGCCTTGCCCACGGTCCGCCCGCTCACGGCCGTGCTGCCGACCACGTACACCGCCGCCCACGTCAGCAGTGCGACGGTCGCGACGGCGCCGGTGCCCTCCTCGATCGAGACGTCGAGAAGCGCCTGGAGGAGGAAGCCGAGGATCCCCACCCCGATCGAGTACGACGCCAGCACCACGCCGACGTCGATCGCCACGGCCGCGGCCCGACTCACCGGCCCGGCGTACCGACCGGTGACCGTCGCGCGGCTCATCCCTCGCCCCGCTCGCCCACCAGGAGGACGGGACCGAGAGGCGCGGGGCCGTGCCGGCGCAGCAGGCGGTCGACGAAACCGCTGACGACCCGGTCCAGGCCGACCACCTGGCTGCGCGCGACATCGAGGGTGCGGCCGGCGAGGTCGCCCGTCGTCTCGGCGACGATGTCGGAGATCCCGGCGCGCTGGACGAGCGCCTCGACGTCGGCGCGCGCGAGGAGCCGGTCGACGTCGACCCGGTCCAGCAATCGGTTCACGTCGACGCGCTCCAGCAGGTGGTTGACGTCCACCTGGTCGAGCACCGCGTCGATGTCGACGTGCTCGAGGATCTCCTCGACCGGCATCGCATCCACCACCTTGCCGGTGACCACGCCGGCGACACGGCTGAACAAACCGGGCTCTGGGGGCGTCATGAGCTCAGGATTCCATAGGGTTCACCCATGAATTGGCTCGTTCCGACGTCGACACTCGGCTGGATCGTCTTCGGACTCGACATGGCACTGCGGCTCGCCGCGCTGGGCATCATCCCCGGCAACCGCAAGCCGTCGACCGGAATGGCGTGGCTGCTGCTGATCCTGATCGAGCCGATCATCGGGTTCGCGATCTTCCTGCTGTTCGGCCGGATCAAGCTCGGCAACCGGCGGATCACCCGCCAGCGCACGGCGATCGCCGCGATCCGCGAGCGCAGCGAGGCACTGCCGCTGTCCTTCGACGCGAGCCGCCTCCCCCCGGCGATGGCGGGAGTGGCCGCGCTCAACCGGCACCTCGGCGCCCTGCCGCTCACCGGCGGCAACGAGGTGGAGCTCTGGCCGGACTACCGCGGCCTGATGACCGAGATGGCCCGTGAGATCGACCGGGCCCGCAGCCATGTCCATGTCGAGTTCTACATCACCGCGTGGGACGACGTGACCGACCCGGTCTTCCAGGCGATGATCCGCGCCACGGAGCGCGGCGTCGACGTGCGCCTGCTCTTCGACCACATCGGCTCACGCCGGATCCCCGGCTACCGTGCGATGGTCAGGCGCCTGCGCGGCACCCGGATCGCCTGGCACCCGATGCTGCCGATCAAGCCGCTGCGAGGCCGGTTCCGCCGCCCCGACCTGCGCAACCACCGCAAGATCCTGGTGATCGACGGCAGCGTCGGCTTCACCGGCTCGCTCAACCTCACCGAGCCCGGCTACAACAAGCCCGCCAACCACCGGCTGGGCCGCGAGTGGGTCGAGCTGATGGTGCGCCTGGAGGGCCCGGTCGTCGGCGCGCTCAACGCCGTCTTCGCCTCCGACTGGTACGTCGAGACGGGCCAGGTCGTCGACCTGGTCGCCGTCCACGGCCAACCGGACCGCCGGCCCGAGGAGGTCTTCGACGTCCCGTGCCAGGTGGTGCCGAGCGGACCGGGCATCGTGGCCGAGAACAACCTGCGGATGTTCACCACCCTGCTGTACGCCGCGACCGAGCGGATCTCGCTGACCTCGCCGTACTTCGTCCCCGACGAGTCGCTGCTCTACGCCGTCACGACCGCCGCCGAGCGCGGCGTCGACGTCGAGCTGTTCGTCAGCGAGGTGTCCGACCAGTTCCTCGTCGGGCACGCGCAGGCGTCGTACTACAAGGCGCTGCTCGAGGCCGGCGTGCGGATCTACCAGTACCCGGCGCCGTACATCCTGCACTCCAAGCACTTCACGATCGACGACCAGGTCGCGGTGGTCGGCTCCAGCAATATGGACATGCGCTCGTTCGCCCTCAACTACGAGGTGTCGCTGATGATGCCGGACCCCGCCGTGGTCGCGAAGATGCGCCGCGTCGAGGACACCTACCGAGCCCTGTCGAAGGAGCTGACCCTGGCGGCCTGGGGCGAACGGTCCCCCGGCGCGAAGTACGTCGACAACGTGGCCCGGCTGACCGCGGCCCTCCAGTAGCGGCGGGCCCCTGGTCCCGGCCGGATGGTCCGTTCGGGCGGGGGCGGTCTGACCGAAGGGCCTGACCTGCCACGGACCCGTTGCCCGACACGTCGCGGGACCCGATCCTCGGGAGGAGAACGGTCCGGCCCCGAGTCCCGGAGGAACCCATGAGCGCCGTCGCAGCCAGCCCGGTCGAGCCCGCCCCCGCAGTGGCGGCCGGCCCGCGCCCGTCCCCCGACCTGGAGCACGCACTGCTCGAGATCGCCGCGTCCGAGCGGGCGCTCGACGACGTCCTGCGCCGCGCCTCACGACTGCATCAGCGCAATCTCGACCACGCGCCACGCACCTGCCTGGTCTGCTTCACCCAGCGCTGAGGACGGCGCTCGGCCTTCGGTCGAGGCGTATCACCGCGCCGGCACCGGGCACTACAGGTGCATGTACATCGGACTCGGCATCATCCTGCTCGTCCTGGGCCTGATCCTCGCCCTGGACGTGATCACCGTCGACATCGACTACGTCAACGACGACCTGTTGGGCACCATCCTGATCATCGCCGGCGCGCTGGCGATCGTCCTCTCGCTCGTCGTCGCGCCGCCCTGGCGCCGCGACCGGATCGTCCACCACGACGACCGCCGGCCCTGAGGGTGCACCATGAGACATGGCCAGTGAGCTGACGCCGTACCTCCACGTCCGTGACGGCCGGGCGGCGATCGCCTGGTACGTCGACGTCCTCGGCGCCGCGATCGTGGACGCCCCGATCGAGATGCCCGACGGCCGGCTGGGTCATGTCGAGCTCGCCGTCGGCGGCGCCCGGTGGATGATGTCGGACGAGTTCCCGGAGCTGCATGCCGAGGCGCCTCGCGGCGACCGCGGCCTCCCGGTCACGCTGCATCTCACGGTGCCCGACGTCGACGGGCTCTGCACGCGGATCGTCGCCGCGGGGACCTCCCTCGACCGCGGCCCCGAGGACGCACCCCCGGCCGGGCGGGTCGCCTCGTTCCGCGACCCGTTCGGTCATCGTTGGTTCCTCGAGCAGCCCTGACCTCGCCCGGCGCACACCCGTCGGTCTAGGTGCGTCGGTGGAAGCGGATGTCGCCGTTGGGGAGGCGGTCGTGGGTGAAGGCGCGGTCGTGGATGCGGTGGTGATGGTGGTTGCACAGGCTGATCGCGTCGGCGAGGTCGGTGCTGCCGCCGTGGGACCAGGGGGTGTGGTGGTGGGCCTCGGTCCAGGTGGCGGGGATGGTGCAGCCTTCGGCGCGGCAGTGTCGGTCGCGCAGGCGGAGGGCGCGGCGTTGGGCGCGGGTGAAGAGTCGGGTGCGGCGGCCGAGGTCGAGGACCTCGCTGGTGGTGCCGAGCACGGCGGGGATGATGGTGGCCTGGCAGGCGAGCCGGCGGGCATCGGTAGCGGAGATCGCTTCTTCGCCGTCGCCGGCGATGACGCCCGCGGCGGCCCGCGGCGGCACGCTCCGGACCTCGGCAGCGCACCCCACGATCGAGTGCGGTGGCGCGAGCGTGGCGACCGACATATGAGCACTCCCGGGAGTGCCTGATCTGATGCCTCCATGCGACCACGGAGGGCCGACACATCGGTGCGGCCGAATCTCCGGCCTGTGGTCAGACCGGCGGACCGCGGTCAGAAGCCGAGCGACGCCAGGTAGAGGTCGCCGAGGTCGCCGGCCCCGAGGATCGCGCTCCAGGCTCCCAGCACGAGGAACGGCCCGAACGGCAGAGCCGTCCGCCGCCCGGCGCGACCGGCCGCCATCAGCAGCACCCCGGCCACGGCACCCAGCACGAAGCCGAGGAAGGCGCCGACCAGGAAGGTGCCCCAGGTCAGGTACGCCGTCATCGCGCCCACCAGCCCGGACAGCTTCACGTCGCCGAACCCCATCCCGCCCGGCGCGACGTACCAGACGACGAGGAAGAACAGACCGAGCACCACCGCGCCCGTCGCGGCCCGCAGCAGCGCGGGGCCATCGCCGCCGAGCGCCAGCAGCACGGCGAGCACGGGGTACGACGGCAGCACGATCGCGTCCGGCAGCCGGTGCACGTCGAGGTCGATGAGGGCGAGCGCGATCGCCACGGCCGCGAAGGTGAGATAGGCGGGGAGCAGCCGCAGGCCGTCCGGGTCGGCGCCGAGGCGCACGACCACCAGCGCGAACGCCAGCCCGGTGCCCGCCTCGACCAGTGGGTAGCGGGCACTGATCGGAGCACCGCAGTCGAAGCACCGCCCGCGCACCATCACCCAGCCCAGGACCGGGACGTTGTGCCGGGCGCGGATCGGGTGTCCACAGGCCGGGCACGCCGACGGCGGCCGCACGACGGATCCTCCCGCCGGGACCCGGTGCGCCACGACGTTGAGGAACGAGCCGATCGCCGTCCCGAGGAGGCCGGCGATCGCCGGGACGGCGAGGTCGAGGAAGGCGTGCTCGCTCAGCGCTGGTGGCTCCAGCTCAGGATGGTGACCTCGCGATCGGCACTGGTGGCCGGGTCGCCGTCCTTGTCCCAGATCTGGGCGCGGACCTTGAGAGCGAGCCGGTCGGGGTCGTCGGAGCACGTCGCGCTGACCCGGCACACGTAGACCTTCAGCTGGACGAGGGTCCCGTTGATCCCCATCCCGGGCGTGTTGTCGGGCAGCTCGATCAACGCCCCCGTCTCTTTGTAGGCGCCGTTGAGGTTGGCGTAGAGCGAGCGGGCGATGACGCCCCACCGGAAGACCTGGAAGTCCGTGTTGGCGACCTCGAGGTAGATCCGCCCGAGCGGGACGTAGGTCGTCCCCTGGAGGTAGACCTCCGACTTCTTGTGGGTGTTGATGAGGTAGCAGCCGCTGCCGATCGTCGTCACGCAGTTGGTCGGGATCGTGGCCGGCCCGCGCAGCTTCGGCACGTAGTACTCGAGCTCCAGCCGGAGGTGGTCGAGCTGGACCGACTGGTTGCGGTTGGCCGTCGCGGTGAAGGCGACGGTCGCACCCGTGTAGCCCCGGTCGTGGACCGATCTGGCCAGCGCGTCGTAGACCGCGGTCTGGTCGGTCTCGAGGTCGATCGTCTGCGAGGTCAGCGAGGTCGGCTTGCTCAGCGTGACGGCAGGGAGCGCGGTGCTGCCGGGCGCGGTGGGAGTGATCGTCACGGTGGACGCCGGGAAGCCGTTCGCTCCGGACGCCGCCTTGTGGCGCACGAGGAGCCGCGCGGCCTTGAGCACCGCGCCTCGGGGGATCTCGGCCGGAGGCGCGAAGCCGCCGACGGTGATGGTGCGGGTCTCGTTTCCGTTGTCGCCGGCGCCCTGACGGGTCCAGGTCGCCACGCCGTTGCCCTGGTCCCGCAGCACCTCCGCGGTCAGTGGCGCGAAGGTCGCGGGATCGCTCCCCGTCCCGGCGACGGTCGGCACGGCCGTCGGCACCAGCGCGCCGCTCGCTCCCGCGAGGGTGCTGAGCGACGGGTTGGCGCCCTGGCCGTTGTCGTTCTTCAACCCGTAGACGACGATCGGGGCGCGATCGGTGCGATAGGTGGCGCACAGCTCGGCCTTGGTGTCGCTGTCGAAGTAGATCGAGCTGTCACCGCCGAAGACGAACTGCACACCGTGCGAGGTGGCGTTGTCGATCGGGTTCTCGCAGGCGCCGGGGATCGGCGTGGCCGCCGTCGGGGTGCCACCGCCGGCCAGCTCGCCCCCGATCACCTTCCGGTTCCCGATGGCCCAGACGTTCGTGCCGGCGTCGGACGGCGGGACGACCGCGCTCTCGTAGAGCGGGTCGCCGTTGCTCGACCGGTTGTGGAAGTCGAAGTAGTACGTCCCGGTCCGGAACCACAGGATCTTGTTGCAGCTCGTCGTGAGGTCGCTCAGCGCTTTCACGTCGTCGTAGTAGCCGGGCTGGAACTCGACGTAGGCGCCGCCCGCCGGGCAGGCAGGGACGGGACGCCACGGCGGGATCGACGTGAGGTCCGACGGATAGTTCGGATCCGACGGCCCGGTGCCGGTGCCGCAGTTCTTGGTGTAGTTCGCGGTCGTGCTCGAGCTCAGCGTGATGTTGGTGCAGGACTGCCCCCGTGCCCAGACGTTCGCATCGTTGACCCTGATCGTCCCCTTCGCATCGATCGTCGAGTTCACGCGGATCCCGCCGCGGACCGAGAGGACCTTGTTGAAGTTGTACAGGCCGGTCTCGCCGGCATCGTTGCCGAGCATGATGATGGCGTCGCCGGGGCTGTTCGCATTGGTCACGTGCCGCGCGGTCCCCTGCGCGCCGGTGGCGTCCTCGGGCTCGCAGGTCACGAACGCCGACGTCCAGGCCTCACCCGTCGCCTTGGGCGGCGGGTAGAGGTCGGGCAGCAGCAGGGCGTCGTCCTCGCTCACCACGTCGGCGCTGTCGTAGCCGAAGCAGCCGTCGCTCAGCTCGTTGTTGAACCGCCAGTCGGCCGGGGGCACGACCGACGCGTCGTCGTCGGAGGTGTCCCAATAGCCGGTGCGGAGGCCGTTGAGGACGACCTGGGCAGCGGCGTCGGCGGCGTACGTCGAGCCGGCCACGGTGCGCAGCGCCACCGTGGCGCGCAGGCTGCCGTCGCCGCGGGTGAGGACCAGCCCGGTGACCACCGCGACCACGGTGATGACGATCAGCGCGATCACGAGGATCGCGCCGCGGTCACCGGCGTCGCGCGCCAGCCCGAGACGCCTGAGGAACCGTCGTCTCATGTCTGCCTCCGCTCGCCGGCGATGGTCTCGCTGATCGTGGTCCGGCCGTGTCCCTCGGAGTCGCTGATCGTCAGCGTCATCGTGATCCGCGTCGGCACCCGGCCGCTGTCGTCAGCGCAGTCGGTGACCCCGCCGCCCGTGCAGTCGACGTCCGGTACGACGGTGAGGTTCGTCGCCACGACCGTGGTCGACGGCGCCGGGCCGCAGCGGATCCGCACCAGGTCCTTGTGGCCACCGCCGTTGTCGCGGACCGCGTAGGTGACCTTCACCAGGTCGGGCTCCTTCTCCGAGACCGTCGAGGAGTACTCGCTCCAGGCCAGGGTCACGACCGGCTCGCCGGCGCCCGCGCATCTCTCCAGGCCGACCGACTGCTTCGTCGGGTACGAGTGGACGTCCTCGGCGTCGTCGTAGTCCTTGCTGCGGACCCCGATGCTGGACACGTCCCGCTGCCAGTACGCCGTCACGAACTGCAGGTCCAGGGACTCGGTCATCCGGGACCGGGTGTCCGTGGTCGTCCGCAGATAGCTGATCACCACCCCGGTGAGCCCGGTGACGATGACGCCCATGATGGCGACGGTCACCATGACCTCGACCAGGGTGAAGCCGGCGTCCCCCCGCGCGCGCCTCAGCACGACGTGTCCCCCGGCGCGCAGGGCTCGCGCAGGACGATGGTGAGCTCCTCGGTGGAGCGACCGTCGTCGCTGCGCACCTGCAGCGTCACCCGCTGCACCCCGGTGTCTCCGCCCGGGCAGCCGTTCGCGGAGCCGTCGCCTCGCAACGGCACCGACGCCTCCTGGGTGGCCGTGTAGCCGGACGGTACGTCGAAGCCGATCACGGCCGCGGCGTACGCACCGGCGTCGGCGCAGGGCACGTAGTTGTCGTCGGCCACATAGGACTGGACGGCCTCGGCGTAGTTGCGCACGTACGCGCCGCCCGTGCTCTGCTTGCGATGCATGTCGGACGTCTTGATGCTCATCTCGACCCCGGCCAGGATCGCGACCGCGGCGATGCTCAGGATGGACAGCGCGACCAGCACCTCGATGAGCGTCGCTCCCGCGTCGGAGCGCTCGCGCGAAGGCCGGCCGGGCAGGTCCATCAGATCTCGACCTGCTGGAAGATGCCGTACATCGCGGACACCAGCGCCACGGCGACGAACCCGACGATACCGCCCATCACGATGATGACGATGGGCTCGAAGAGCGCCGTGAGCTTGTTGATCTTGTAGTCGAGCTCGTCCTCGTAGTACTCCGCCGTCACCTCGAGCTGGGTGTCCATCGAGCCGGTCTCCTCACCGACGCGGAGCATGGCGGTCGCCGTACCGGGGAACAGGCGGGTCCGGGCCAGCGGGCCGGCGAGCCCCTGCCCCTCCAGCATCTGCTCCGTGACGCCGTTGAGCCGCTTGACGAAGACCCGGTTGCGCAGCGATTCGGTGGCGACCCGGATCGCCTCGGGCAGGTTGACCCCGGCGGCCACCATCGAGGCCATCACCCGGCAGAAGCGCTCGACGAGCGCGTACTGGATCGTCTCGCCGAGCACCGGGACCCGGAGCAGGAAGGCGTGCCAGACGTATCTGCCGCGCTCGAACCGCTGCGACAGCAGGAACAGCAGCGCCCAGGCGACGAGGCCGGCGACGATCGCCCACCACCAGTGGCCGAGGAAGTCGGTGAAGGACAGCAGCATCCGCGTGGGCAGCGGGAGATCGGCGTCGAGCTCGGCGAAGAAGTCCTCGAACTTCGGGAGCACATAGATCGCCAGCACCAGGACGGTGACCACCGACATGGCCGCGACGGCCATCGGGTACATCATCGCCGACTTGATCTTCCGACGCGCCTCGAGATCACGCTCCAGGTAGATCGCGAGGCGCGACAACACGATGTCGAGCTCGCCGGTCAGCTCGGCGGACCGGACAATGCCGCGGTAGAACTCGGGGAACACCTTGGGGTAGCGCTCCAGCGTGTCGGAGAACCGCTCGCCGGTCCGCAGCCCGTCCTCGATGTCGTGCATCATCCGGCGCACCGAGGAGTTCTCGCTCTCGGCACCGATCGAGTGGACCGCGTCGAGGATCGGCAGACCGGCACGGAGGAAGGCCGCGATCTGCCGGGAGAGATGCATGACCTCCTCCTTCTTGATCCGCGGCCCGGAGATCTCGTACTGGAGGATGCTTCGCTTCTCGGTGACCCGCAGGTCGCGAAGATCGCGCTGGAAGAGCGCGATCTCCGCGTCCCCGCGACTGGCGGCCTTCTGCGTGCCCCTGACCCGCCGGCCCTCCAGGTCGACTCCGGCGAAGGCGTACTTCGGCATCTCAGACCCCCGCGACGTAGATCGAGCGCATGACCTCGGCGGCGGTCGTCGTACCGTCGCCGACCAGGCGGACCGCCTGCTCCTGCAGGGTGCGCATCCCCTGGCTCCGGGCGAGCTTCCGCATCTGGTCGTGCGGCGCTCGGTCGACGATCAGCTCGCGTACCTCGTCGGTCACCACCAGCATCTCGTAGACGCCGATCCGCTCCAGGTAGCCGGTGTGCGCGCAGAAGTGGCAGCCGGTGCCGTGCTGCCAGCCGCCGGGCGGCTCCTCGCCGCCGAACTGCTGGACGAAGGCCAGCTCGTCCGGTGCGGGGCGGTACGACGCGAGGCAGGACGTGCAGCTGCGCCGGACCAGTCGCTGGGCGATGACGGCGGTCACCGACGACGCGATGAGGAATGCCTCGATGCCCATGTCGAGCAGGCGGTAGAGCGCGGAGACGGCCTCCGTGGCGTGGAGCGACGACAGCACGAAGTGCCCGGTCAGCGCCGACTGGACGGCGATCCGGGCGGTGTCCACGTCCCGGATCTCGCCGACGAGGATCACGTCGGGGTCCTGACGGAGGATGGACTTCAGCCCGCCGGCGAAGGTAATCCCGGCCTGCTCGTTGATCTGGATCTGGTTGATCGAGTCGAAGGTGTACTCGACCGGGTCCTCGATCGTCATCAGGTTCTTCTCGGGGCTGTTCAGCTCGCCCAGAGACGCGTAGAGCGTGGTGGTCTTGCCACCGCCCGTGGGTCCGGCGCAGATGACCATGCCGAACGGCGAGTGGATCAACCGGGTGTAGCGGGCGGCGGTGTCGGCGGGCATGCCCAGCTGCTCCAGGGCGAAGAGCGGGCGGCTCTTGTCGAGGACCCGCATCACGACCTTCTCCCCGCCGACGACGGCCGTGGTCGAGACCCGGATGTCGACCTCGCGCCCGTCGATCTCCAGGGAGATCTGGCCGTCCTGGGGGCGCCGCCGCTCGACGATGTTCATGCCGCCGAGGATCTTGACGCGGCTGACGATCGCGGGCCCGATCGACGCCGGCAGGTCCAGCACCTCGGTGAGCGCGCCGTCGATGCGGTAGCGCACCCGGACCCGCTCCCCCGTCGGCTCGACGTGGATGTCGGAGGCCCGGTCCCGCAGAGCCTGGGTGATGACCGACTGCACCACCCGGACGACGGGCGCCTCCTCGTTGACGCTGACGTCGTCGAGCCCCGCCGCCTCCCGGCGCAGCACGTCGCGCGCCTCGAACGCCTGGATCTGTCCGCCGACGTCCTGGGTGGCCCGATAGGACCGGGCCAGTCCGCGGTCGAGGTCGCGACGCGTCGCGACCAGCGGCCGGACCGGCCGGCCGAGCACGGCGACCAGCGCCGCCACCCGCTCCGGGGCAGGGTCCAGCACCGCGACCACGACCCCTTCGTCGTCCAGCGAGATCGGCAGCGCATCGAGCAGTACCGCCTGGTCCCGGGCCAGCAGGGCGAGTGCTTCGCCGGTGGGCGTCAGGTCACGGAAGTCGGCCAGCGCGACGCCGTGATGCTCGGCGAGGGTCCGGGCCAGCGTCTCGTCGGTGATGGCGCCGGCAGCCACCAGCCGCTGCCCCAGGTCGCCGCCGCCACCACCGTCGCCACCACCGTCGTCACCGCCACCGTCGTCACCGCGGACCGCGTCCAGCTGGTACGGCTGCACGCGGCCGGCCGCCACCAGGATCCGGCCGAGCCGCTCGTCGTCGGCGTCGGTGCGCGGGACAGCGACGGGCGTCTCTGCCCGGGTGTGCCTGCCCTTCAGTCTCATCGCGTCCCTCCGTCACCGGACCGCGCCGGCGGCGTACCGCGGCCGGGTCTCGATGTCCTTGGGATAGAGGCTGCGCGCGACAGCCTCCTCCTCCAGCACGATGCCCTCCTGGATCAGGTGCGACAGCGACCGTTCGAGCGTGATCATGCCGTCCTGCGCGCCGGTGACCAGGGAGTTGCGCAACTGGTGGGTCTTGCCCTCCTTGATCAGGTTGCGCACGGCCGGCGTCGCGACCAGCACCTCGTACGCCGCGACCATCCCGCCACCCACGCGGGGGACCAACCGCTGGTAGACGACGCACGACAGCGCGGCGGCGAGCTGGACCCGGATCTGGGCCTGCTGCTCGGCCGGGAAGACGTCGATCATCCTGCCGAGGGACTGGGCGGTGTCGTTGGTGTGCAGGGTCGCGAAGACCAGGTGTCCGGTCTCGGCGACGGTGAGGGCGAACTGGATCGACTCGAGGTCGCGCATCTCGCCGACCAGGAGCACGTCCGGGTCCTCGCGGAGTACCGAACGGAGCGCGTCGGAGAAGCTCGCCGTGTCCGTGCCGACCTCGCGCTGGTTGACCGCGGCCAGTTTGTGGTCGTGCACGTACTCGATCGGGTCCTCGACGGTGATGATGTGGCAGCCCCGGTTGCCGTTGATCAGGTCGACGAGCGAGGCCAGCGTGGTCGACTTGCCGGACCCGGTGGGCCCGGTCATCAGGACGAGTCCCTGGTGCCGCATCGCGAGCTCACGCAGCACCGGTGGCAGCCCGAGGTCGTCGGGGGTCGGCACGGTGCGCGGGATCATCCGCAGTGCGACGGCCGTCAGTCCCCGCTGGGTGAACGCGTTGCCGCGGATCCGGGCGTGCTCGCGCCAGGAGAAGGAGAAGTCGTACTCGTGGCGCGACTCCCATGCCTCGCGCTGCTCGGGCGTCAGCACCTCGGCCAGCAGCGTCTCGGTGTCGTCGTCGGTCAGCGCCGGTCGGTCGGGGACCGGGGCCAGGGTGCCGTCGACCCGGATCATCGGCGGTAGGCCCGCGGTCAGCATCAGGTCGGTCCCCCCGGCGTCCCAGAGGGCGCCCAGGAGCCGGTCGACGCGGTCACCGATGCGGTGCGGGTGGTGGAACACGGGTGCTCCTCAACTGGATTCCGATGGTCGGCTGAGGAGGACCGTCGCCCGAGCAACGGCCCACCCCAGCGAGAAGGTCCGAGGTCGATCAGCAACCAGCGGGCGCCGGGTCCAGCGCACCCGTCGCGGTGATCGCCGTGGCTCCACTGATCGACGACGGGCCGTTGGGCGGTCCCTCGGGCGCCGCACGGAGGAATCCGCCAGCGACGAGGGCGTCGACATCGGCCGGATACGAACCGGTCTCGGCATAGGCCGCTTCGACGGCCGTCTCAACGGTACGGATCTCGGTCTTGCAAGCAGTCGTCTCGCTGTTGTTCGTGATGCCCCGCACGGAGAACACGACGATGGCGGCGAGGACGCCGAGGATGATGATGACGATCAGCAGTTCAATGAGCGTGAAGCCGCGGTCGTCGCGGCGCGCCTCGGTGAGGCGATCAGTGAATCGGCGCATGCCAAAGCCTCCGGAAGGAGAGAGGGGTGATGGAAAGTGAGGAGCAGCCCCCGAGCGCTGTGACTAGGAAACGCCTCCCCCGACCCCGCGTCACGACAATCCGGTTTTCTTTACCGCAGGGGCCGAAACACCCCAAATATTGGGGAAATCTCGCCAATCGACCCTGCGCAGCCACCGTTCATGTGCTGGGTCCGGGCCGGCGCAGCGCCCGGTCGACGACGACGGGCAGATGCCGGATCGCGACCGCGGCGAGGCGGCTGTCCCGGCCAGGCACGACGAGGAATCCCCGCCGCCGGCGCAGCGCCCGCAGCAGCGCGTCGGCGACGGCCTGCGGCGTGAGCGTCGCGACGCTCTCCTCGGCGGCCAGCACCTCGGCCGGCTTGTGGCGGTTCTCCTCGGCGAAGCCGGGCGTCAGCGTGTTGGGCGGGCAGAGCACCCGGACCGTGATGCCGTAGGGCCGCACCTCGCGACGCAGCGCCTCGGAGAAGCCGATCACCCCGAACTTGGTGGCGCTGTAGACGGTGTAGCCGAACACCCCCGCCAGTCCAGCCATCGAGGACGTGGTCACGATCGTCCCGCCGCCGGCGGCCCGCAG
This region of Nocardioides sp. L-11A genomic DNA includes:
- a CDS encoding low affinity iron permease family protein, with protein sequence MSGRSEAAQSRREGDGRGRFERFVEVVHRLVSAAPFFYVIVGVLVVWVASLPLWSSATKWELALHTGSSVLSLLLLVLLQNAGRRSEEASHEKLNVIAEALSDLMASRARDDEDLEESVRKLRQAVGLEGRH
- a CDS encoding RDD family protein yields the protein MSRATVTGRYAGPVSRAAAVAIDVGVVLASYSIGVGILGFLLQALLDVSIEEGTGAVATVALLTWAAVYVVGSTAVSGRTVGKAIVGLKIVSRAGRPVGPVACLVRTLLFPLSTSFFGIGALLIVLRRDHRALHDLLARTAVVYDWGDRPAQLPGPLAAYLRAHDAA
- the cls gene encoding cardiolipin synthase gives rise to the protein MNWLVPTSTLGWIVFGLDMALRLAALGIIPGNRKPSTGMAWLLLILIEPIIGFAIFLLFGRIKLGNRRITRQRTAIAAIRERSEALPLSFDASRLPPAMAGVAALNRHLGALPLTGGNEVELWPDYRGLMTEMAREIDRARSHVHVEFYITAWDDVTDPVFQAMIRATERGVDVRLLFDHIGSRRIPGYRAMVRRLRGTRIAWHPMLPIKPLRGRFRRPDLRNHRKILVIDGSVGFTGSLNLTEPGYNKPANHRLGREWVELMVRLEGPVVGALNAVFASDWYVETGQVVDLVAVHGQPDRRPEEVFDVPCQVVPSGPGIVAENNLRMFTTLLYAATERISLTSPYFVPDESLLYAVTTAAERGVDVELFVSEVSDQFLVGHAQASYYKALLEAGVRIYQYPAPYILHSKHFTIDDQVAVVGSSNMDMRSFALNYEVSLMMPDPAVVAKMRRVEDTYRALSKELTLAAWGERSPGAKYVDNVARLTAALQ
- a CDS encoding DUF6458 family protein, whose translation is MYIGLGIILLVLGLILALDVITVDIDYVNDDLLGTILIIAGALAIVLSLVVAPPWRRDRIVHHDDRRP
- a CDS encoding VOC family protein, whose translation is MASELTPYLHVRDGRAAIAWYVDVLGAAIVDAPIEMPDGRLGHVELAVGGARWMMSDEFPELHAEAPRGDRGLPVTLHLTVPDVDGLCTRIVAAGTSLDRGPEDAPPAGRVASFRDPFGHRWFLEQP
- a CDS encoding HNH endonuclease signature motif containing protein encodes the protein MSVATLAPPHSIVGCAAEVRSVPPRAAAGVIAGDGEEAISATDARRLACQATIIPAVLGTTSEVLDLGRRTRLFTRAQRRALRLRDRHCRAEGCTIPATWTEAHHHTPWSHGGSTDLADAISLCNHHHHRIHDRAFTHDRLPNGDIRFHRRT
- a CDS encoding prepilin peptidase gives rise to the protein MGQGRRPGHQCRSRGHHPELEPPALSEHAFLDLAVPAIAGLLGTAIGSFLNVVAHRVPAGGSVVRPPSACPACGHPIRARHNVPVLGWVMVRGRCFDCGAPISARYPLVEAGTGLAFALVVVRLGADPDGLRLLPAYLTFAAVAIALALIDLDVHRLPDAIVLPSYPVLAVLLALGGDGPALLRAATGAVVLGLFFLVVWYVAPGGMGFGDVKLSGLVGAMTAYLTWGTFLVGAFLGFVLGAVAGVLLMAAGRAGRRTALPFGPFLVLGAWSAILGAGDLGDLYLASLGF
- a CDS encoding prepilin-type N-terminal cleavage/methylation domain-containing protein — its product is MLRRARGDAGFTLVEVMVTVAIMGVIVTGLTGVVISYLRTTTDTRSRMTESLDLQFVTAYWQRDVSSIGVRSKDYDDAEDVHSYPTKQSVGLERCAGAGEPVVTLAWSEYSSTVSEKEPDLVKVTYAVRDNGGGHKDLVRIRCGPAPSTTVVATNLTVVPDVDCTGGGVTDCADDSGRVPTRITMTLTISDSEGHGRTTISETIAGERRQT
- a CDS encoding prepilin-type N-terminal cleavage/methylation domain-containing protein encodes the protein MDLPGRPSRERSDAGATLIEVLVALSILSIAAVAILAGVEMSIKTSDMHRKQSTGGAYVRNYAEAVQSYVADDNYVPCADAGAYAAAVIGFDVPSGYTATQEASVPLRGDGSANGCPGGDTGVQRVTLQVRSDDGRSTEELTIVLREPCAPGDTSC